Proteins from a genomic interval of Dunckerocampus dactyliophorus isolate RoL2022-P2 chromosome 5, RoL_Ddac_1.1, whole genome shotgun sequence:
- the chmp1a gene encoding charged multivesicular body protein 1a isoform X1 → MDETLFQLKFTSKQLERLAKKAEKESEKEQAKVKKALQQKNVECARVYAENAIRKRNEGLNWLRMASRVDAVASKVQTAVTMKSVTKNMSQVTKALDKALNSMDLQKVSVVMDKFESQVQNLDVHTSVMEDSMSSAMTLSTPQEQVDDLIHQIAEENGLEVMDQLNKLPAGATSVGAESSRSQEKEEQLSRRSTGGGCVAILTATWHLCARTPLFAEVAFSDCVQAHQTQSNKLAALRN, encoded by the exons ATGGATG AAACACTTTTCCAGTTAAAG TTCACCTCCAAGCAGCTGGAGAGACTGGCCAAAAAGGCTGAGAAAGAATCTGAAAAGGAGCAGGCAAAGGTCAAGAAG GCGCTGCAACAGAAGAATGTGGAATGTGCCAGAGTGTATGCAGAGAATGCTATCCGGAAAAGAAATGAAGGTCTGAATTGGCTGCGTATGGCATCTCGAGTCGATGCCGTGGCCTCCAAAGTGCAGACGGCTGTCACAATGAAATCA GTGACTAAAAACATGAGCCAGGTGACCAAGGCCCTGGACAAAGCTCTGAACTCCATGGACCTCCAAAAGGTCTCTGTTGTCATGGATAAGTTTGAAAGCCAAGTCCAAAACCTGGATGTCCACACCTCG GTGATGGAGGACTCCATGAGCTCAGCAATGACACTGAGCACACCACAAGAGCAGGTGGATGACTTGATCCACCAAATAGCAGAGGAGAATGGCCTGGAGGTGATGGACCAACTCAACAAGTTGCCTGCAGGAGCTACCTCTGTGGGTGCAGAGAGTTCACGTAGCCAGGAGAAGGAAGAGCAACTTTCTAGACG AAGTACAGGTGGCGGTTGTGTTGCTATCCTAACCGCTACATGGCACTTGTGCGCTCGAACCCCACTATTTGCTGAGGTCGCCTTCTCAGACTGTGTGCAGGCCCATCAAACACAAAGCAACAA GTTGGCGGCCCTACGGAACTGA
- the chmp1a gene encoding charged multivesicular body protein 1a isoform X2, translating to MDETLFQLKFTSKQLERLAKKAEKESEKEQAKVKKALQQKNVECARVYAENAIRKRNEGLNWLRMASRVDAVASKVQTAVTMKSVTKNMSQVTKALDKALNSMDLQKVSVVMDKFESQVQNLDVHTSVMEDSMSSAMTLSTPQEQVDDLIHQIAEENGLEVMDQLNKLPAGATSVGAESSRSQEKEEQLSRRLAALRN from the exons ATGGATG AAACACTTTTCCAGTTAAAG TTCACCTCCAAGCAGCTGGAGAGACTGGCCAAAAAGGCTGAGAAAGAATCTGAAAAGGAGCAGGCAAAGGTCAAGAAG GCGCTGCAACAGAAGAATGTGGAATGTGCCAGAGTGTATGCAGAGAATGCTATCCGGAAAAGAAATGAAGGTCTGAATTGGCTGCGTATGGCATCTCGAGTCGATGCCGTGGCCTCCAAAGTGCAGACGGCTGTCACAATGAAATCA GTGACTAAAAACATGAGCCAGGTGACCAAGGCCCTGGACAAAGCTCTGAACTCCATGGACCTCCAAAAGGTCTCTGTTGTCATGGATAAGTTTGAAAGCCAAGTCCAAAACCTGGATGTCCACACCTCG GTGATGGAGGACTCCATGAGCTCAGCAATGACACTGAGCACACCACAAGAGCAGGTGGATGACTTGATCCACCAAATAGCAGAGGAGAATGGCCTGGAGGTGATGGACCAACTCAACAAGTTGCCTGCAGGAGCTACCTCTGTGGGTGCAGAGAGTTCACGTAGCCAGGAGAAGGAAGAGCAACTTTCTAGACG GTTGGCGGCCCTACGGAACTGA